The genomic window CTGATCGCCCAGCGCGGCAAGCGGGCGTTCATGCAGTTTCTGGCCGACGGCATGAGCGACGAACACTGGCCGCGGGCGATTCAGAAGCATTACCAATACCAGAACCTGCTGGCGCTGCAGGAGGACTGGCTCGGGTGGGTCCGCGTGGGTTGTCCGCCGGTGAAGCCGCAAGGGGACGTGCTGCTCGCTTCGGCCGAGAGCGACGCCACCGCGACGACTGTGCCGGCTCAGCCGCAAGCGATGGAAGCGACGGCTTCCGCCGTGGCGGAGGAGCCGATCGTGCGGGGGCAGGATCCCGCGGCGCGCGTCGCGGCCGGCGCCAGTCCCCGGCCGTCGCGAGGCGCTTACGCCCACGACCCCTGGTTGTCGGGGACGGCCCCCTATGAGCCCGCTCCCGAGCCGCCCGTGACGCCGACTCCGGAGCAGTTGTTCGGTTCGACCGGCCCGGGCGTCGAGTGGCCCGCTGAACGCCCCGCCCCGACCTCGCCGCAGAACGCGAGCGTGTACGAGGCCATTCGTCAAAGCGACGTCATGCGGCGATGATCTCGATCGACGCTTGCGCCGAGCGCTTTGGAAGCCCGAAATCTTCGAGCTGACAAGGCGCTCGCCTCGGTCAAAGCCCAAGTCGGAACGCCGGCGCGGTCCGCCGGCTCGCGCCCTGTCACCGCGACAGCACGTCGGGCAAGATGAATCGCGTGACGTGGTAGAACACCGGGGCGGCGAAGCAGAGCGAGTCGATGCGGCTCAGGACGCCGCCGTGGCCCTCGACGAAGTTGCCGGTCGCCAGTTCTCCGCGGTCGCGGCGGATCGCGGCCATGGTGATCGACCCCGCGGCGGCCATCGCGGCGATCAGCAGCGACATCGCGGCGCCCTGCCACCAGTGGGGGAACGGCGTCGCCCAGGCGAGCGCGGCGCCGATCACCGCGGTGCTGGCCGCCCCGGCCGCGACCCCTTCCCACGACGTCACGGGGTCGATGTTCGGGGCGATCATGTGCCGTCCCAGCGCCCGGCTCCAGAACCACTGCAGCAGGTCCGAGGCGAGCACCACGGTCACGAAGAACGACAGCAGCCGGGCGTTGGCCGACTGTCCCTGCGGCGGGTTCGGATCGAGAAACAACAGCGCCGGGGCGAAGCTGAGGCAGTAGACGCAAATCATCAGCGCGCACTGCACCTTGGCGATCCGCTCCAGAAATCGGTCTGAGTCGCCCGCAAACGCGCTGCGGGCGGCGATGAACAAGAACGCGTACACGGGAATCAGCCCGCTGAAAAACCCGTAAGTCTCAAAGTACTTGTCCAGGTAAACCAGCACGAACTGCATCGGGGTGAACAGGAAGAAGACCCAGAACAGCGCCCGATGATCGCCGATGCGGGTCGGCGTGAGGGTGACGAACTCGCGCAGGGCCCAAAACGAGATCAGGCCGAACATCGTCACGGTCACCCCCGGGGCGATGAAGGAGACCGCCATCAGGGCGCTGAAGAACCACCAGGCTTGCAGCCGAGAGTTGAACGACTCGATCGCCCGGCGATCGAGCATCGGCGAGTCGCTGCGGCGCAGCCATTGGCCCGCCGCGGTCGCCGCTCCCAACAGCGCCGCAATCGTCGCCAAGAGTCCCCAGCTTTGCAGCATGGTTATGCGTCCTTCAGCCGCAGTACGGCATCGCGGGCCCGGTCGAGGAACTCGTTCTTCGGCTCGCCCGCTTCCAGCCAGAGCGGCGGTCCGAACGTCACGCTCGACAACAACGGAACCGGCAGAAACTCGCCCCGCGGGAGAATCCGATTCATGTTGTTGATGTACACGGGAATCAGTTCCAAATCAGGCCGTTTCTTGGCGATGTAGTAGAGGCCGCTCTTGAATTCGCCCGTCTCGTTCCCCTCGCCGCGGCCCCCCTCGGGGAACAGGATCAGCGAGTGGGTGCGGCCGATCTCGCGGAGCATGAGGTCGACCGGACTTTGGTGAACCTTGATCTCGGTGCGGTCGATCAACAAGGCGTTGAACACCTTGGCGAGCTTACGCCGGATCGGCCCTCCGACCCAGTAGTCTTTCGCCGCGACCGGCCGGGTGAGCCGCCGCACCTGGTTGGGGAGGCTCGACCAGACGAGGATCGCGTCGAGATGGCTGGTGTGGTTGGCAAAATAAACCCGTTGGCAGACGTCGGGCTGCGAATCGACCCACCGCACGCTCGCCCCGCTGATGAAGCGGGCGATCCAGGTTAGCAGCGTTTCGGTGAACATCGAGGGGGGCGGACCGCGTCGCGAGGGGGGCAAACCTTCATGGTAACTCCCCGGCCGGGGGGAAGGGAGGCTCGCCGCGGCCGGGCGGA from Pirellulales bacterium includes these protein-coding regions:
- a CDS encoding phosphatidate cytidylyltransferase, with translation MLQSWGLLATIAALLGAATAAGQWLRRSDSPMLDRRAIESFNSRLQAWWFFSALMAVSFIAPGVTVTMFGLISFWALREFVTLTPTRIGDHRALFWVFFLFTPMQFVLVYLDKYFETYGFFSGLIPVYAFLFIAARSAFAGDSDRFLERIAKVQCALMICVYCLSFAPALLFLDPNPPQGQSANARLLSFFVTVVLASDLLQWFWSRALGRHMIAPNIDPVTSWEGVAAGAASTAVIGAALAWATPFPHWWQGAAMSLLIAAMAAAGSITMAAIRRDRGELATGNFVEGHGGVLSRIDSLCFAAPVFYHVTRFILPDVLSR
- a CDS encoding 1-acyl-sn-glycerol-3-phosphate acyltransferase; the protein is MFTETLLTWIARFISGASVRWVDSQPDVCQRVYFANHTSHLDAILVWSSLPNQVRRLTRPVAAKDYWVGGPIRRKLAKVFNALLIDRTEIKVHQSPVDLMLREIGRTHSLILFPEGGRGEGNETGEFKSGLYYIAKKRPDLELIPVYINNMNRILPRGEFLPVPLLSSVTFGPPLWLEAGEPKNEFLDRARDAVLRLKDA